Part of the Odocoileus virginianus isolate 20LAN1187 ecotype Illinois chromosome 9, Ovbor_1.2, whole genome shotgun sequence genome, AATATAaagaagcattttaaaatctGGCACATTAGTAATAGTTATGCTAGCCTGGCTAGCTtttgaaaatcaattttattagCATGCAAAAACTCAAACTGGGAGAATTTTCTGAAAGTGTACTgcatcattttcatattttttctgctcaaattttatgtaaaatgtgttaaaaatcaGTTATCATTTTACAAAATGCATTCACAGCCCCTTGATAAAGATTGAGTCACTTGCTTCTttagtgtttttctctttgtgaaagGAACTGgagtttttaattattattagtttactgtagaaaatatatttagagaaagtgcaacttttaaaaacactttgcaCAGTTCAGAAAAACACCCaagcaatgaaatgaaataaaatgtttcatttcaaactataattctaaaatttcaaatgtaGAAGAGGTTTAGGGTCTCTGGGAAATGTTTTGGTCATTTGTAAAACATGCATTAtccatgtttttcttcattttatgagCTCACTTTCTCCAGTCttcttttagcatttttaatCTACTACCAATTCTTTAAATCGTGAATAAACTGAACTGTGTTGTCACATCATGCCaactagtgttaaaaaaaaaaaaaaacctatacaacttagtgaaaaagaaatgatcatttgaaatttaccaaaaaaaagtacttaaattcttttaagttatatttaaatATCCCTTTGAAACATAGGAAATATAAATCAGCATATTAAAGAGTAAATACATTATTTGTACaggaaaccaccaacaaaatCGGTGTGTAACCCCTATTAACttctaaatatgagaaaataatattttactgaTTCTTTACACACTGATTACCATTCAATAAGtcatcttattttcttccttcttgacaTGCTTGAAAAATAGATTAATTGATGTCTGTTTTAGCAATTTTGCTTGCTTGTTCTAGTGTTTTATCAAGGTACTTTAATTCAGATAATCAAATACCTTAGAAAGAGTAAATAACATGTCTGTAGAATAGGGTATAATTTATTTTGTCCGTTGATTTTGGGAGACCAGTTTCCATATAAAAAGTAGCTTACAATCCTTTCTTTTGATGAAATGCATCTTAGGAGGAAAAGCCTCTTTTAGGATAATATACAAACACTCATTGCCAAATCATGAtcgaaacatttaaaaaaacagcattAAGTTTAAAAAGCTATATCAGTTCGTATAAGCAATATTTTGATTACGTTTATTCCATTTCTCTAAATGGCAGTAACTCCTCTGCAGTAATGTTGCTATGTGCATGATCCACCTTGAGCTACAATTCACTTTCCATCAAACATTAATGAAATTGCACTtaagcgggggcggggggagcggtGGAGGAGGGGGTCGAAAGTTAATCTCCCAAGGTAAGTTCCACTTCAAGAAGAAAACCTTGTTAAAGCTGGGTTGATTTTTAGAGCTACAACCACCACCTAAGTCTCCAACGTTTAAAACTCCGAGAGCTTTGGTTAGGAACGTGGTGGTGGATGTGGACTCGGCCGGCTTTTTACACAATTTAGGAACCTCCGGAAGGAGGAAATCACCTCAAAGCTTCCTGGCCGGCGCGATCtcagggttcgatcccggggCTTGTCGCGTCCCCACCCGCACCGGAGGCCCGGCGCCCGTCCCTCTCCGCGATCCGTCCGTCCGCTCGCGAGCGGCGGCCCCGCCGTCGGCGCGCGCAGACCCTCGGGCGGCGGCGGGACCCCCGGCCAGCCGTGCCGTCACCACGTCCGGCCGTAGAGCAGGTTGGCGCCCAGCGCGCCGCCGCCGTAgtcccccgccgccgccgcgtcCAGCCCCGCCAGGCCTGCCCCCGCGCCGTGCAGTGCGGGCGGGCTGGGCGACAGCTCCTCCAGCTCCGGCGTCGGCGCGGGCGGCTGCGGGCCGGCCTGGGGCGTCGGCGTGGCCGCGCCGTTCTGGCAGGGCTTGCCGTCCTTGACCAGCACGGGCACGGCCACGCGGCGCGGCGACGACGGCGGcgccggcggcggcggggggcCCAGGCCGGcctcctgctgcagctgctgcgcCGCCTTGTCCTTGGCCTGGCGCTTCATCTTGTAGCGGTGGTTCTGGAACCAGATCTTCACCTGCGTGGGCGTCAGGTGGATCATGCTGGCCAGGTGCTCGCGCTCGGGCGCTGACAGGTACTTCTGCTGCTTGAAGCGCCTCTCCAGCTCGTACACTTGCGCCTGTGAGAACAGCACGCGGCGCTTCCTCCGCGGCGCCGCCGCAGCGTGCAGGGGCGCCAGCGACTTGGCCGCGTCCGCGATGCCCGTCAGCGACCCCATGCCGGCCACGTTCACGCCCGCCGACGGCCCCATGAACCTGGAGACTGGGGAGGGGCCCAAGGGGAAGACCTGTCAGCCGCCGCCGCCCCGCTCTCTTCACACCGCGGCGGCCGCGACGCCGGCGGGGCCGGGTGGGTCCCAGGACGCCCCGCGCGCTCGGGGTCCCAGGGTCCAAGGACGCTCCGCGCGCTCAGGGACCCAGGGTCCGAGGACGCCCCGCGCGCTCAGTTCCCAGGGTCCCAGGACGCCCCGCGCGCTCAGGGTCCCAGGATCCCAGGACTCCCCGCGCGCTCAGGGTCCCAGGACGCCCCGCGCGCTCAGGTCCCAGGGTCCCAGGACGCCCCGCGCGCTCAGTGTCTCGGGGTCCCCCAAACGCTCCCTGAGCCCCGGGCTGCGGCGGGGAACGCCCGCGCCGTCCGCAGCCCTCCGTCCCGCGCTCCTCGCCCCGCTCACTTGACGAGTAGCGCGGGTCCGGGTTGGCGCCGTACCAGCCGGTGGCCGCGGCGGCCGCGCCGCCCCGCACGCCGTCTGTGTAGGCGGGCAGCTCGCCCACGTTGCCCAGGCCGCCGTTGCAGTAGCCGCCCACGGCACCGTGCGGGAACTGCGAGACGCCGGGCGGCATGTGGTAGGTGGCGgctgccgccgctgccgccgccgccgctgccgccgccgccgccgcgttGTGACCCGCCATGGCGTGCGGGGGCTGCATGCCCGCCGCAGCCGCCTGCGAGGAGGGCCCGGGCGGCGGCGCGCGGTAGGCGGCCCCCAGGCCGGGCGGCGTGCCGTCCATGGCGCCGCCAAACTTCTTGTAGGTCTCCTCGATGGGGCTCAGGATGTCGGACACGGAGAAGGGCGTCGTGTGCTTGGGGCTCAACGACATGGCTCGGCGGGCGGCCAGGTAGGGGGGCCCGGGGCGCGCGCGGGTCGCCGCCACCTCGGCCGCGGCGGCTGCGCCTGTGACCAGGAGTCGGCGGCGCGGCGAGCCCCCCGAGCTGCGGGATCTGGGGTTTATTTTAGTCCGGCGCCGGGTTTACGACAGACTCGGGGGGCGGAGCAACATCCCAAACGAGCAAACAATGGTCCTTGACATCTTTTTTCTCTCGccaacacccccaccccacccccattccccatAGAGGAGGCAAAAAAGGTAAAGGGGGCAGTTGGATGTTTCTTGAAAGGATCACCCGCTTCGCTTTCTCCATCCTTCCTGCTTCCATCCAGACTTCCTGTCACCCTAGCCCTGGAGCATCAGAAACAGAAACTCAGGCTGGCGTCGAGGCTGGATGTGAAGGACTCCACGCCTCTGCCCGTCAGACCCCAGTTTCctaaagtgacttagtagcaaAGTCTAAGGTGTTCGGAGATGGGGGGAAGGGCGGTGGACAGAATGGTGCTAAGTTGAGAGCGGATGGTGGTTTCGCTTAGTCCTCAGCCTCTCACTTGCTCCATCAtctaaagtgttaaaaaaaaaaagctcttgggTCCCGCCGTAAGAGCGCATAAAGAGATGAGGTACAATGACCGTCCTCTCCCTTTGTAGGGTTTCTAATTTATGCGTCTTTAGACTCTCAAGCATCATTTTGTGGGCAACCAACCGGGCACTTTCAAATTAGCTCAAAGTATCCaaatccaaagaagagaaaacacacagagacacaaataCACGGATGCTAATTTGTAAGTATTCTGTTTCTGCTCTGTGGGGATAGAGGTTAGATAAGGGAAAGAGGTTAGGTTTTCCTGTGTTCTGACGTTTCCTGTTCAGCTCGCACCTGTAGAGATCTGTACAGGTatctttcccttttgttttcctcctgcaccccccctcccccgagTGAAAATATCCAACTTTGGGTTTACTGGCCTAtcactacagtaatcaaaaaaaaaggaaagaacacacCCCAAAAGTCCAAAATTTCTAGCTGTTCGAAATGGGTCTTTTTATTGTTCAAAAAATATAATCtacttaaaaatgtgaaatgggTACAGACAGGTGAAAATGATACTTTCCCTTGAAAGATACGCAAATGtagataaatgttttttttaaaaaactttgtcaTCCTTTGATTTGTCAATTTACCTGCATAGCATAGAAGAACTTAAGACATTGTGAACTTTCTTATGAATGCTGAACATGACAAAGAATAAGACAAAAGAAGTCTGTGAAGCATATTgactaaaatttgaaaacagtGCTTCACTTAAAACTGCCAGAGAAACGAAGATGCAGTTTTTAAGGTTTCCTGGAGACTGGggtaggagaaagaaaaacagggagaGTGCTTTCTTAAGCaagattttattgtttaaaacagaagaacaggatgtaagaaaacaattccagTTTAACCTATTAGAACATAAAATCTAATAGTACACATCTTGAAGGTAAGAACAGTTACctattccttttcttgtttggTTTCCGTACTTTGATTGGAATGTTTTCCgtggttttgcttttattgttttaatcattgttttgttcatttcaaTGAGTTTTGTAAAGAATctaggggtgggggggtgggggagaatggacCCACATTTACCTATGGGAAGAAAGTATCAACCAGGCAAGTGTGTAGAgtattagtattttaaaacactgaaagaacAAAAGACAAGGTACCGTGATTATTTGCAGATGTCGGTTATTTACTTAGCAATCAGAGTATTGCTATAATTTTAACACCATGCCATTTTTACAGGTCTTTCCTGAGCTTGAAACATTTGGGCTAGGTCTTCATCCTTACCTGCAGTTGAATTgcctacttaatttttttttaattaatgaaatacagagaagcatttatgtatgtatttaagtAGTTGCTGGAATCTTGAAAACTGCACTTTGgttttttaagttttggtttaATTCAAAATGTATTGTTTACTTGAtccacttaaataaaaaatagtagaCAGTCTTTCATTTCAAACTTTCCTCAAAGATAACAGAGTAAGTAAAAATAGTTGTTTTAGCATCCATGGACAGAAAATGTCATTTGTGAACcattatgttttacttttaaagttcAAACATGTTTCAAAAATGAAACCTATTATCATAATCTTTGTATTGATTAGTTATCCAAGCTGCAAAAGTGCTTATTATTAGTTTTTTCCAGACAGTTATTATTTGCTCTGTTTTCAGGCTATATATTTCATctcatgtaatatttttataaactttaggATAGCAGTTCACTTGAGTGGTTGAACTACAAGttgttgcttattttgtttttcaactgTAGTGGTTCCTGCTAGAAGTCTGATGACATCTGGAAAGCTCACACCTTTGAATAAAGAAAGCACCTTATCATGTCTGGAGGCTCTCTGTCACTTTCTGGCTGCTTGGGAACTTGATACCCTAATTAGTACTCCTTTACTAGAGGTAAACAGTTATGAAAAATATCCACAATCTTCAACAGTTCTTCCTCTCAGTTGTTTGGGTCTCATTTCAGAAATTGCATATCTTCGTGCTGAAAACACTGGATGTGTGCAGATGATTCTGAAAACATGTATTCTGGAGGATGTGTATATACAGATGCAAATTAGAATAATCCAGTTGATACTTCATTAAAGGTTTTTATCAAATTCATTTCATCATACTACTGTCTGCCTAAATTATGTATGGAAGTTAATACTCAGTAGATTGTTAAATACTGTTGACCAAACTGGATTTCACAGGAAATATATCTCTGAGAAATGTTTTCctgttggtttttttcttttcttaaaaacaatgctggcactcagtaaaaaaaaagaaaaaagaaaaaaatactaccaAAGAGAACACGGTGAAAAGAGATGGCcctgcctccccatcctccaGCCTTCTCTTTCCCTGCTCAGAGGCACAGTTACCTGATTCTTCTGGGTGAGTCTGTACAGCTTGAAACATGCTGCCATTTTACACATGGGAGGTGGCATGTGGTTTGATACCTTGGTTTTTTCACAGCTTAGGTTTTTGTACGTTTGTATACCACACCACTGAAAACTTAATAACTGGACTGTGGCAGACATAGAAAAATTATGTAAACAAAAAGATTCAATAGAATCTCTTGGCTTTCTGACAAAAATGTGGTATTCATTGAAAATCTCTCATGTATTAGTTAACCTTAGGGTCAAAATGATTTGGCAAAACAGTCCTGAGGTAGGAGCCTTACCCAAATAGAGGGTTTGCTGTTGtcaaacaga contains:
- the NKX2-4 gene encoding homeobox protein Nkx-2.4, which encodes MSLSPKHTTPFSVSDILSPIEETYKKFGGAMDGTPPGLGAAYRAPPPGPSSQAAAAGMQPPHAMAGHNAAAAAAAAAAAAAAAATYHMPPGVSQFPHGAVGGYCNGGLGNVGELPAYTDGVRGGAAAAATGWYGANPDPRYSSISRFMGPSAGVNVAGMGSLTGIADAAKSLAPLHAAAAPRRKRRVLFSQAQVYELERRFKQQKYLSAPEREHLASMIHLTPTQVKIWFQNHRYKMKRQAKDKAAQQLQQEAGLGPPPPPAPPSSPRRVAVPVLVKDGKPCQNGAATPTPQAGPQPPAPTPELEELSPSPPALHGAGAGLAGLDAAAAGDYGGGALGANLLYGRTW